From the Hippocampus zosterae strain Florida chromosome 13, ASM2543408v3, whole genome shotgun sequence genome, the window TAGATAACGGATTCTTTATGTGCATATGTGAATGAATGGACAGATATGTGATCCCTTGTTCTACCTGGTAACAAGGGATCATGAAAAACAGCTGTCACACCATGAGGGGAAACAACGTCAGGATATGTACCGGCGATGACATTCCACAGGTAGAGTCCCTTGTGACCCTTGATGCTCTGGTAGGGGACCTTGCGTGCATTGTAAATGCTGAAGGACAGGCTGACCAATGCAAAGAATACGGCCGCCAGCAGGAAGAGGATCACCATCACGTGAAGTCCGCCGTTCAGTGTGTGCACCAGCTTTGGGAAGactacagtacacacacattgGGTTacacttttgttttaaaaaagcctactagaacaatTAAGTTTATGTTGTGTTAATAAGAGGCAAttgaaatggtggcaggtgtcaGCTGACTcccatgagtttgaatgttaatTTCGGACCACAGCCACGTCCCCATTTTTAAGAGGACGTATATACTTGTGCATCCACGTTATcctaattgtttatttttacatccaCTCTCAaaaagacttgatttttttttataattgagCTGTACACTGATAGGTCAAAatcatgttggaaaaaaaagcttctcgaatattttgtgtggccctctatttatttatttttttgtatcacaAAACCTGGCTTTTGAACTgaggtgtgcagactttttatgTCCAAACAACAACTAAGCAATGTCACACGAGAGGGATTGATATTGTGCTCACCGAGCTTTATGAAAGTAATTCTGGcttggtcattgttttccaaagtaaaagcagttcttgttaatgtcttattttgaaagagaAAAGAGATTCAGTCTGCATGACAGACtaggaaaaaaatctgagaattAATTATACTGTTGAGGGGTTGAAATCAGAGGATGTGGATGATTTTAAGTTAAATAGTGGGTCTAAAAGATTACTTGACTGTTAAAATAGTTGTCGATTAATTTGATAATCGATTAGTTGTCTGACCCATGTTGGTTTTAAGAATCAAATGTGACTGAAATTAGACTCCAAAGTTTGTTATGCATGTACCCctgcttgaatgttttttagcTTACTGTGGATTTTGGAACGCCTAGTCCCAAGCCCGCACTTCTTTGTCTTGCCTCCGCGGAAGAGACCGTAGTAGACGTGCCCGGTGAACAGCTCCAGCTCAGGGTGGGACGCGTTGACGAGGTCGACGCCGGTTTTGCACAGGAAGTGCCCGGTGACCCAGCGTTCCGTGGACAGGGCCACCAATAGGAGGGCCACGGATCCGACGCAGAGCACCGAGGCCGCCGAGAAGCTTATCCGTTTCCACAGAGAAGGCATCCTAAGCCGACTAGCCCTGCGTGTCGCCCCAGGAGACGGAACACCGCGCCGGGCAGCGACCGCAGCCGAGCGCCGCCGGCCACCGCCTGCATCGGTTTATCCGGCGGGCTGAATTAGAAAAAGGAACGGTGGTCATAAAGTCAGAGCTGTTGGCACGCTCGTAACTAGGAAAGGAGTAAACGAATCTATGGCGGTCAAAGGGATCCCTTACCGGGGAGAAACTCTATCCCGTCTGCCCCACGCTGCTCTTCATCCGAGGCAATACATTACCTTTGGGAGGCATCTGGCGACCTTTAGGCATGGCGCCGAGACAAAACATATTAAACCATACACGCGTCGTTAATTACGTTCACTTGGATCCCAAAGGTTACAATTTACTCCCAAGCACAGTGTGGGGGCCACATTGAAATTGCAATTGAATAATATAGCATttctctatctgtctgtctgtccaatACGAAAATAAGAAAGTGAAAAACGATAACAATAAAAcaccattgtattgtatttttatttatattagaTGTCCTTCTCTAATTTGTCAACTTGATCGAATCATGAAGCTGGcgtacaaaaaataattttgatactGTAAATCGAAACCTCTGTTGGCAACCACT encodes:
- the clrn2 gene encoding clarin-2, which translates into the protein MPSLWKRISFSAASVLCVGSVALLLVALSTERWVTGHFLCKTGVDLVNASHPELELFTGHVYYGLFRGGKTKKCGLGTRRSKIHIFPKLVHTLNGGLHVMVILFLLAAVFFALVSLSFSIYNARKVPYQSIKGHKGLYLWNVIAAVLVTLAAVCFLAAVRHHSLTERVVNYRENLFALVVLDDKLDWSFWLSIASATTHLAVCGVVAMSRIKLPKAEVKMPEQPTISSLDLLY